The DNA window CGATCAGTGTGATCCGCTACGGGTCGACGCGCCCCTACGTGCACACGGTGAACAGCACCGAGGTGCTGTCGGTTCCGAAACGCCGGCGGCACGACGGCGACGACGACGCGGTGGTGGGCGGTGCCACCGGCACCGATCGCGACGGATCCGCGCCGCCGGACGCCGCGGCGACGCTCTCCGCCTCGGCCGGGTCTGCGGTACCGGGGACGGGACCGGGATAATGGGAGCGACCACCAAGGAGGTGATGTGATGTCACGCGCGATTCACGTGTTCCGCAGCCCGGACCGCTTCATCGCCGGAACCATCGGCCAGCCGGGCGATCGGACGTTCTACCTCCAGGCCGTGCACGAGACACGCATCGTCAGTGTCATGCTCGAAAAGCAGCAGGTGCAGATCCTGGCCGATCGCATCGGAGCTCTCCTCGAGGAGATCCATCGCCGGTTCGGCACGCCGATACCGCCGGCGACCGATCGGGTGGGGGATCTGAGTCCGCTCGTCATGCCCGTGGACGCGGAGTTCCGGGTCGGCACCATGGGGCTCGGCTGGGATGCCGAGTCCGAGGCCGTGGTGGTCGAACTGCTCGCCATCACCGAGGGGGAGTTCGACGAGAGTGTGGTTCTCGACGACACCGACGAGGGTCCGGATGCGGTGCGGGTGTTTCTGACGACCGAGGCGGCCCGCGAATTCGCGGCGCGCTCGTCGAGGGTGATCTCCGCCGGTCGCCAACCGTGCCCGCTGTGCGGTGACCCACTCGATCCGGACGGCCATCTGTGCGTGCGCACCAATGGCTACCGGCGTGACGCCCAGCTGAGCAAGTCGCTCGACTTCATCGACCCGGATGTCTTCAACAGCCTTGCCGCACAAGGAGATCTGGACCGACTCGAATCCTCCGAGGAATTCGGCGAGGACGATCCGGACGACAACGGACCCGACCCGGACGGTCCCGAGCCGGATTCTCGCGCCTGATGACCGCGAGCCGGCCGGCCGGCGCCCGTCCGTGATGGCGGCCGACATCCTGCGCGACGGAGAACTCGTCATCCTCGGTCGGATACCGTCGGCGAGCAACACCACCCTGGTGTGCGACGCCGTGATCGGCGGTGCTGATCTGAGCGGTGCTGATGCGGACGGGAACGAGCTGCGCTGCGTGTACAAGCCCGTCCGCGGGGAGGTGCCCCTGTGGGACTTCCCGGACGGCACCCTCGCGGGCCGGGAGGTCGCGTCGTACCTGATCTCCGATGCCCTCGGCTGGGGTGTGGTCCCCAAGACCATCCTGCGTGACGGGCCACTGGGTCCCGGGATGGTGCAGCGATGGATCGAGACACCCGACAACACCGAACACCCCGTACCCGAACCGAACCCGCGGGTCGACCTCGTGGACCTCTGTCCCGCCGACACCGTGCCGGTCGGTTACCGGGCGGTGCTGCGGGCGCTTGATCCGCTCGGCGAGCCGGTGGTCCTAGTCCATGCCGACGATCCCCGCCTGCAGCGCATGGCGGTACTCGACGTGGTGCTCAACAACGCCGACCGCAAGGGCGGGCACGTGCTGGAAGGACTCGACGGCGGGGTGTACGGCATCGACCACGGGATCTGCCTGCACGCCGAGGACAAGCTCCGGACCGTGCTGTGGGGGTGGGCGGGTGAGCCGGTACCGGCGCACCTCGTCGCCGACCTGACCGCGCTGGCCGACCGGCTCGAATCCGACGACGCCGATCTCACGATCGCGCTGGCCACCCACATCACCGCCGACGAGATCGACGCACTCACCCTGCGCGTGTTGCTGCTGGCCGAGACCGCGACGATGCCCATGCCGCCGGGCCATCGTCCCATCCCGTGGCCACCGTTCTGATCCCGAGTTCGGGGCGCTGGGCCCGGCCCATACAGTGGAGGCATGCAGTCGTGGCCTGATCCCGAAGTCCCGAAGCTGTCCGGGGACTCGCCGGCGCTCCGTCTCTACGACACGGCCGACCGTGCTGTCCGCCCGGTCGCACCCGGCCCCACGGCCACCCTGTACGTCTGTGGGATCACGCCCTACGACGCGACCCACCTCGGCCACGCGGCCACTTACGTGACCTTCGATCAGGTCAACCGGGTCCTACGCGATCAGGGCCATGACGTGCACTACGTGCAGAACATCACCGACGTCGACGACCCCCTGTTCGAGCGGGCCGAACGCGACGGCGTCGACTGGCGTGAGCTCGGCTCCGAGCAGATCCAGTTGTTCCGCGACGACATGACGGCCCTGCGGGTCCTGCCCCCGCGTGACTACATCGGCGCGATGGAATCGGTCGACGAGGTCATCGAGGCCGTCGAGAAACTCCTGGCGTCGGGCGCGGCGTACGTGGTGGACGATCCGGAGTACCCCGATGTGTACTTCCGCACCGACGCCACCGAGCAGTTCGGCTACGAGTCCGGATACGACCGCGCGACCATGGCGAGGTTCTTCGCCGAGCGTGGCGGCGACCCCGACCGCGCGGGCAAACGCGATCCGCTCGACGCGGTGCTGTGGCGTGCCGCGCGAGACGGCGAACCGTCCTGGGAGGCGCCCTTCGGTCCCGGCCGGCCGGGCTGGCACATCGAGTGCTCGGCCATCGCGCTCAACCGTCTGGGCATCGAGTTCGACATCCAGGGCGGCGGCAACGACCTGATCTTCCCGCACCACGAGTTCTCCGCGGCCCACGGCGAGGCACTCACCGACTCCCGGCGCTTCGCACGGCATTACGTGCACACCGGCATGGTGGGTCTCGACGGCGAGAAGATGTCCAAGAGCCGGGGCAACCTCGTATTCGTGTCGGTGTTGCGGCGCGACGGCGTCGACCCGGCCGCCATCCGGCTGGCGCTGTTGGCCGACCACTACCGGTCCGACCGGATGTGGACCGATGACGTGCTCGCCACCGCCGTCGACCGGCTGCAGCGCTGGCGCACCGCAGCCGCGGCCCCCGCCGGACCGGATGCCGCGCCCACCGTCGCGCGGCTGCGCCAGCACCTCGCCGACGATCTCGACACCCCCAAAGCCCTTGACGCCGTGGATGCCTGGTGCGCCGACGTGCGCACCGGGATCGGTTCGGATCCCGCGGCACCGGCGCAGATCGCGCGGGCGGTGGATGCCCTGCTGGGCGTCGTCATCGCCTGATCCGGCCCGATCCGCCCGAAACGGGGCGCAGTGGGTACAGTTCTCGCGTGGCTCGCGTGCAGGAGATCAAGCCGGACACCGAATCCGGGGTGTGGACCGTCGTCACCCGGACGTCGACATATCTGCTCGACCTGGATGAGAAGACGTTGCTGCGGGCGCCGGGCGTGGGCGGCACCGGTGACGAGGAGTGGACGGTGAGCCGGCTGCGGCGGGATTCCGAGGACATCCCACTGCTCGGCGTGAAGTCGTGCCGGGTGGGGGAGTCCGCACAGTTCTGGGTGCGCGCAGCCGACGATCCCGACGTCCGCACCTGGCGGATCACCACGCCGGTGGTGTCCATCGAGCGAATCGGCTGACCGCTACCCGCCGCCGAAGCTGCCGGGGCCGCGTCGCTTTAGATAGCGCTCGAACTCCGCGGCCAGGGCGTCCCCGTCGATCTTGGCCATCACCTCGTCGGGATCGACCTCGGCGTCACCGCGCTCCTCGAGACCGCGCACGTACTCGGCGATCTCCTCGTCGTCCTCGGTCATCTCGGTGACCGCCCGCTCCCATTCCTCGGCCTGCTCGGGCAGTGTGCCGAGCGGCACCTCGATGTCGAGGACCTCCTCGACCCGGGTGAGCAATGCCACCGTGGCCTTGGGATTGGGTGGCGTGGACACGTAGTGCGGGACCGCGGCCCAGAACGAGACAGCCGGCATCCCGCCCTGGACGAACATGTCCTGCAGCACGCCGGTGATGCCGGTCGGTCCCTCGTAGCGGCTCTCGGTGAGGTTGTAGCGGGCAGCGGACTCGCTGCTGAAGGCGCTGCCGGTGACCGGGACCGGCCGGGTGTGCGGGGTGTCGGCGAGTAGCGCGCCCAGCATCACGGTGGTCTCCACGCCCAGCTGCTCGGCGAGGTCCACGATCTCGGCGCAGAAGCCGCGCCACCGCATATTCGGCTCGATGCCGCGCACGAGTACGATGTCCCGGTCGGCGCCGGCGGGGCTGCAGTACGAGATCGACGTCGTCGGCCAGTCGATACGGCGGGTGACGCCGTCGATCTGCTTGATGGTGGGGCGGTTGACCTGAAAGTCGTAGTAGTCGTCGGAGTCGATGTCGGCGAGCGGCTCGGCGTCCCACATGAGGGCCAGATGCTCGACGGCGCTGCTCGCCGCGTCTCCCGCGTCGTTCCATCCCTCGAACGCCGCGAGCAGGATGGGACGGCGGAGCACGGGAAGGTTCGGCATCTGCTCAGCGTTCACTGAACCAGCCTACGACCGAACCCCGAGAGAGAGCGAACTACGCTGACAACCATGTCTTCTGTTTCCCGTCCCGACCACAGCACCGATCCGGCCGACTTCGACACGACGTTCATGTCGGCGATGTCGCGCCGGGTGCTGATCGGCGACGGGGCGATGGGCACCATGTTGCAGGCGGCCGACCTCACGCTCGACGACTTCAACGGACTCGAGGGTTGTAATGAGATCCTCAACGACGCCCGCCCCGATGTGCTCGAGGGCATTCATCGCGCCTACTTCGAGGCCGGTGCCGACGCGGTGGAGACCAACACCTTCGGCTGCAACCTGTCCAACCTGGGCGACTACGACATCGCCGACCGGATCCGCGAACTCGCCTACAAGGGCACCGGCATCGCACGCGGCGTCGCCGACGAGATGGGTCCGACGGCCAATGGCACCGATCGTTTTGTGCTCGGCTCGATCGGGCCCGGAACCAAATTGCCCAGCTTGGGGCACACGACCTTCGCGGTCATCCGGGACGCCTACTTCGAATGCGTCGCCGGGATGCTCGACGGTGGTGCCGACGCGATCCTGATCGAGACCTCGCAGGATCTGCTGCAGGTCAAGGCGGCCGTGGTGGCCGCCCGGCGCGCCATGGACAAACTCGGTCGTCGGATCCCGATCATCTCCCACGTCACCGTGGAGACCACCGGCACGATGCTGCTCGGCTCGGAGATCGGTGCCGCCCTGACCGCGATCGAACCACTCGGCGTCGACATGATCGGGCTGAACTGCGCCACCGGGCCGGCCGAGATGAGCGAGCATCTCCGATACCTGTCCCGGCATGCGCGGATCCCGGTGTCGGTGATGCCGAATGCCGGGCTCCCCGTGCTCGGCCCCAACGGTGCCGAGTATCCGCTGTCCCCGGAGGAACTCGCCCAGGCCCTGCACGGCTTCGTCGCCGAGTTCGGACTCGATTTCGTCGGCGGCTGCTGCGGCACCACACCCGAACACATCCGGCAGGTCGCCGAGGCGGTCCACGGGGCGACCCCGGCTGCCCGCACCCCCGAACACGCCTCGGAGACGTCGTCGCTCTACACCGCGGTGCCCTTCGATCAGGACGCCAGCTTCCTGGTGATCGGTGAACGGACGAACACCAACGGCTCCAAGGCATTTCGCGAGGCAATGATCGCCGGGGACTATCAGCGCTGCCTCGACATCGCCAAGGACCAGACCCGCGACGGCGCCCACATGCTCGACCTCAACGTCGACTACGTGGGACGCGACGGTGCCGTGGACATGACGGCCCTGGCGAGCCGGTTCGCGACGTCGTCGACGTTGCCGATCATGCTCGACTCCACCGAGCCCGAGGTCATCCGGGCGGGGCTGGAGACTCTCGGTGGACGGTGTGCGGTCAACTCGGTGAACTACGAGGACGGCGACGGCCCGAACTCCCGGTTCACCCGCATCATGCAGCTCGTCGTCGAGCACGGGGCCGCAGTGGTGGCGCTGACCATCGACGAGGAGGGGCAGGCCCGCACCGCGGACTGGAAGGTGCGCATCGCCGAGCGACTGATCGCCGACATCACCGGCAACTGGGGTCTCGCCGAGGAGGACATCATCATCGATGCCCTCACCTTCCCGATCTCCACCGGTCAGGAGGAGGTGCGCCGCGACGGCATCGAGACCATCGAGGCGATCCGGCGCATCCACGAGGCGCATCCCGAGGTGCACTTCACGCTGGGCATCTCCAACATCTCCTTCGGTCTCAACCCGGCCGCACGCCAGGTCCTGAACTCGGTGTTCCTGCACGAGTGCGTGCAGGCCGGGCTCGACACCGCGATCGTGCACGCCTCCAAGATCCTGCCGATGGCCCGGATCCCGGAGGAGCATCGCAAGGTTGCCCTCGATCTGGTCTATGACCGTCGGGCGCCGGGGTACGACCCGCTGCAGAAGCTGATGGAACTGTTCGAGGGTGTCTCCGCGGCGTCGGCGCGCGAGTCGCGGGCCGCCGAACTGGCGAAACTGCCGCTGTTCGAGCGCCTCGAACGGCGCATCGTCGACGGCGAGCGCAACGGCCTCGAAGACGATCTCGACGAGGCGATGACCACCGTCCCGCCGCTGAAGATCATCAACGAGACCCTGCTGAGCGGCATGAAGACCGTCGGCGAGCTGTTCGGGTCCGGACAGATGCAGCTGCCCTTCGTGCTGCAGTCCGCCGAGGTGATGAAAACCGCTGTGGCACACCTTGAACCGCATATGGAGTCCACCGGCGAAGACGGCAAGGGCAGGATCGTGCTGGCCACGGTCAAGGGCGACGTGCACGACATCGGCAAGAATCTGGTCGACATCATCCTGTCCAACAACGGCTACGAGGTGGTCAACATCGGCATCAAGCAGCCGATCACGAACATTCTCGACGTCGCCGCCGACAAGAAGGTCGACGTCATCGGGATGTCGGGGCTGCTGGTCAAGTCGACGGTCGTGATGAAGGAGAACCTCGAGGAGATCAACGCCCGCGGACTCGCCGACGAGTACCCGGTGCTCCTCGGTGGTGCCGCCCTCACCCGGTCCTATGTGGAGAACGACCTGTCGGAGACCTACGAGGGCGACGTGCACTATGCGCGCGACGCCTTCGAGGGATTGCGTCTGATGGACGAGATCATGGCGACCAAGCGAGGGGAGGGGCCGGACCCGGACAGTCCGGAGGCCATCGCCGCGGCCGAAAAGGCCGCCGAACGCAAGGCCCGCCACGACCGGTCCAAGCGAATCGCCGCCAAACGCAAGGCCGCCGAGGAACCCGTAGAGGTGCCCGCGCGCTCGGATGTGGCCGCCGACAACGACATTCCCGCTCCACCCTTCTGGGGAACCCGCATCGTCAAGGGCGTTCCGGTCGCCGACTACCTCCAGCTCCTCGACGAGCGTGCCCTGTTCCTGGGGCAGTGGGGATTGCGCGGCGCCCGGGGCGGGGACGGACCGTCGTATGAGGATCTCGTCGAATCCGAGGGCCGCCCGCGGCTGCGGTACTGGATCGATCGGCTCGCCACCGAGGGCATCCTGCAGCATGCCGCCGTCGTGTACGGCTATTTCCCCGCGGTCAGCGACGGCGACACCGTGCACGTGCTCACCGAGCCGCGCCCAGATGCCCCGGTGCGCTACAGCTTCGGCTTCCCGCGTCAGCAGCGATCACGCTTCCTGTGCATCGCCGACTTCATCCGGTCGCGTGAGGATGCCATTCGCGACGGCCACGTGGACGTGTTGCCGTTCCAGCTGGTCACCATGGGTCAGCCGATCGCGGACTTCGCCAACGAGTTGTTCGCCGCCGACGCCTACCGTGACTACCTGGAGGTGCACGGTATCGGCGTGCAGCTGACCGAGGCGCTGGCCGAGTACTGGCATCAGCGCGTCCGTAGCGAACTCCGCTTCGGCGAACGCACCATGGACAGCGAGGACCCCGACGAGGCACAGGGCTTCTTCGACCTCGAATACCGCGGTGCCCGTTTCTCTTTCGGGTACGGCGCATGCCCCGACCTCGACGACCGGGCCAAGATGATGGAATTGCTTCAACCCGAACGGATCGGCGTGCACCTATCCGAGGAACTGCAGCTACATCCCGAGCAGTCCACCGACGCATTCGTGCTGCATCACCCGGAGGCGAAGTACTTCAACACCTGAGCCGCGCCACCAGCATTGACTCCACATAGTTGTAGCGCTATAACGATTGTATGCATACAAGTGATTCGCCGGCGTTGTCAACGCCGACGGCAACCGAACTCTGGTTCGTCATGAACAGTCTCGTACGCGATCAGGCCACCGAATCGAGCGCTCGGATCAGTGCGCGGATCGACATGCCGTTCAGCCGGTTTCGCGCACTGCGTCGAATCGCGGTCGGGGAGATGACCCAGACCGAGCTGGCCCGACGGCTGAGCATCGACGCCCCCGCCACGAGCGTCATCGTGAACGATCTGGTCGATCGCGGGCTCGTCATCCGCACCGAGCACGCCACCGACCGGCGATTCAAGGTGGTGGCCATCACCGCCGCGGGCCGTGCGGTCGTCGACTCGGTGACCGCCGACGACACCGCGGCCCCGCCGATGTTCGACGCGCTCGACGACGATCGGCGTCGAGCGCTCGGAGAGTTGCTCGAACTGCTGCGGTCGGCGGCCGAATCGTGAACGCGCGCATCGCCGCGCCGACGCATACCGACGCTGCCACCCTGGGTGTGCGACGTCGGATCGCCATCCTCGCGACCTGTTGCCTGAGCCTGTTCATCGTCGGCATCGACACCACCGGACTCAACGTCGCACTGCCGTCGATCGCGTCGGACCTCGGCGCCTCGGGGTCGCAACTGCAGTGGGTGATCGACGCCTACACGCTGGTTCTGGCCAGCCTGCTGCTCCTCGGCGGATCGATGGGGGACCGCTTCGGCCGACGCCGGGTCTTCCTGACCGGCCTGACCGTGTTCGCGCTGGGGTCGGTCCTGTGCTCGCTGGCGGTGTCGCCCGCAATGCTGATCGGTGCGCGGATGTTGCAGGCGGTCGGCGGGTCGATGCTGAATCCGGTGGCGATGGCGATCGTGACCAACACGTTCACCAATCCGACCGAGCGTGCGCGCGCCATCGGCATGTGGGGGGCCGCCTTCGGGCTGAGCATGGCACTCGGGCCGGTGATCGGAGGTGCGCTCGTGCACTCCTTCGGTTGGGCGTCGATATTCTGGCTCAATGTGCCGGTCTGTGCCGTGGCGATCGTGCTCACCCTCACGCTGGTCCCCGAGTCACGCGCGGAGCGTCCGCGTCGCCCGGACCCGGGAGCGCAACTGCTGATCCTGGTGTTCCTCGCGACCCTGACCTTCGCGATCATCGAGGGTCACGGCCTCGGGTGGTCCTCGGCGGTCGTCGTCGGCTCGTTCATCGTGGCCGCGGTGTCATTCACCGGGCTCGTGATCCTCGAGTCCCGACGAACCGAACCGATGATCGACCTGCGGTTCTTCGGCAGCGCACCGTTCAGCAGTTCGGTGCTGACCGCGATCCTGGCGTTCGCTGCGATCGGCGGTTTCCTTCTGCTCAACACGCTCTACCTGCAACAGGTGCGCGGACTCTCACCGCTCGAGGCCGGTCTGATGACCCTGCCGATGGCCCTGCTGGCGCCGGTGTCGGGCTGGTTGGTCGGTAGCCGCGGTGCCCGGATGCCCATGGTCCTCGCCGGCGTCGCCATCGTCGGTGCGGGTCTCATGCTGATGCGCGTCCGCGTGGACACGAGCTTCGAGTACCTGGCCGTCGCGTACCTGCTCCTCGGTGTGGGATCGGGCCTCGTCAACGCACCGATCACCAACGCCGCTGTCTCGGGAATGCCCCGAGCGCAGGCCGGAGTCGCGTCGGGCATAGCCTCGGTCAGCCGGCAGGTGGGAACATCGCTGGGCGTCGCGATCTTCGGCGCTGTCGCCTTCCGCGAGGTCGGCGATCAGGCCGACCTCGCAGCGGCCGCACGCCCGGCCTGGCTGATCATGGCGCTGTGCGGGCTGGCCATCATCGTCGTCGGGATCGCCGCGACCGGCCGCTGGGCCGCGTCGACGCTTGACCGCACTCGCGAACGAATCCTCGCCACCGAGACCGCTCCGGCCGTGCGCGCCGAAACCTGAACCCAGGGGCACAGTGACGCGGATAGCGCACACAACTAGTGCGCGAGCTTGAGGCCAACCACGGCGCCGACGATCACCAGGATCAGCGCGACCTTCAGGATCGACGCCGACTCGGCGCCGGTGACCATCGCGTAGGCAACGGTGAGCGATGCACCGATTCCGACCCAGACGGCGTAGGCCGTGCCGGTCGGCAACTCCCGCATCGCATAGGCCAGCCCGGCCATCGAGGCGATCAGTGCAACCGCGAACAGGATGGTCGGCGGCCAGCGACTGAAACCCTCGGACTTACCGAGCGCGGTGGCCCACACCGCTTCGAGCACACCCGAGATGATGAGAATGATCCACGACATTCCGAACCTCCAGGCGCCGTCTTGTCGCTGGCCGGGTACGGCGCACCTCGTCCGGTGATCGTCTCTGATCACCGTCCACGGTAGCAACGAACCGGACGCGTGGGTGGTGATCTCGGTCGCCACCGGGACCGGCATCGACGAACACTCCCAGGCTCCGTCCACCGTCCCCACAGCTTCGGCGTCGACGGTGGACGTCATGACCCACACAGCTCTGCCCGCACGAGCCGAGTCCCCCTCGCCGCCGGCCTCGGTGGCCGACAGGTGCGGGCCGGACAACCACCCTGCGACCGAAACCGTTGCGGCCGTACACACTCCCGCACGGTTGATCCGATGGGCGGTGCTCGCGGTGATCATCGCGGTCGCCGTCGCGATCCGGCTCCGCTTCCTCGACGTCGAGACGATGGACTATCGGGCATTTCTCAGTCGGTGGTACGACACCCTCGACTCACAGGGATTCTCGGCGTTCTCGTCGCAGTTCGCCGACTACAACTACCCCTACCTGTATCTCCTCTGGGGACTCACCGCACTCGGCGTACCGTCGCT is part of the Gordonia bronchialis DSM 43247 genome and encodes:
- a CDS encoding DUF3090 domain-containing protein, encoding MSRAIHVFRSPDRFIAGTIGQPGDRTFYLQAVHETRIVSVMLEKQQVQILADRIGALLEEIHRRFGTPIPPATDRVGDLSPLVMPVDAEFRVGTMGLGWDAESEAVVVELLAITEGEFDESVVLDDTDEGPDAVRVFLTTEAAREFAARSSRVISAGRQPCPLCGDPLDPDGHLCVRTNGYRRDAQLSKSLDFIDPDVFNSLAAQGDLDRLESSEEFGEDDPDDNGPDPDGPEPDSRA
- a CDS encoding SCO1664 family protein; amino-acid sequence: MAADILRDGELVILGRIPSASNTTLVCDAVIGGADLSGADADGNELRCVYKPVRGEVPLWDFPDGTLAGREVASYLISDALGWGVVPKTILRDGPLGPGMVQRWIETPDNTEHPVPEPNPRVDLVDLCPADTVPVGYRAVLRALDPLGEPVVLVHADDPRLQRMAVLDVVLNNADRKGGHVLEGLDGGVYGIDHGICLHAEDKLRTVLWGWAGEPVPAHLVADLTALADRLESDDADLTIALATHITADEIDALTLRVLLLAETATMPMPPGHRPIPWPPF
- the mshC gene encoding cysteine--1-D-myo-inosityl 2-amino-2-deoxy-alpha-D-glucopyranoside ligase, translating into MQSWPDPEVPKLSGDSPALRLYDTADRAVRPVAPGPTATLYVCGITPYDATHLGHAATYVTFDQVNRVLRDQGHDVHYVQNITDVDDPLFERAERDGVDWRELGSEQIQLFRDDMTALRVLPPRDYIGAMESVDEVIEAVEKLLASGAAYVVDDPEYPDVYFRTDATEQFGYESGYDRATMARFFAERGGDPDRAGKRDPLDAVLWRAARDGEPSWEAPFGPGRPGWHIECSAIALNRLGIEFDIQGGGNDLIFPHHEFSAAHGEALTDSRRFARHYVHTGMVGLDGEKMSKSRGNLVFVSVLRRDGVDPAAIRLALLADHYRSDRMWTDDVLATAVDRLQRWRTAAAAPAGPDAAPTVARLRQHLADDLDTPKALDAVDAWCADVRTGIGSDPAAPAQIARAVDALLGVVIA
- a CDS encoding PAC2 family protein, with protein sequence MNAEQMPNLPVLRRPILLAAFEGWNDAGDAASSAVEHLALMWDAEPLADIDSDDYYDFQVNRPTIKQIDGVTRRIDWPTTSISYCSPAGADRDIVLVRGIEPNMRWRGFCAEIVDLAEQLGVETTVMLGALLADTPHTRPVPVTGSAFSSESAARYNLTESRYEGPTGITGVLQDMFVQGGMPAVSFWAAVPHYVSTPPNPKATVALLTRVEEVLDIEVPLGTLPEQAEEWERAVTEMTEDDEEIAEYVRGLEERGDAEVDPDEVMAKIDGDALAAEFERYLKRRGPGSFGGG
- the metH gene encoding methionine synthase, whose amino-acid sequence is MSSVSRPDHSTDPADFDTTFMSAMSRRVLIGDGAMGTMLQAADLTLDDFNGLEGCNEILNDARPDVLEGIHRAYFEAGADAVETNTFGCNLSNLGDYDIADRIRELAYKGTGIARGVADEMGPTANGTDRFVLGSIGPGTKLPSLGHTTFAVIRDAYFECVAGMLDGGADAILIETSQDLLQVKAAVVAARRAMDKLGRRIPIISHVTVETTGTMLLGSEIGAALTAIEPLGVDMIGLNCATGPAEMSEHLRYLSRHARIPVSVMPNAGLPVLGPNGAEYPLSPEELAQALHGFVAEFGLDFVGGCCGTTPEHIRQVAEAVHGATPAARTPEHASETSSLYTAVPFDQDASFLVIGERTNTNGSKAFREAMIAGDYQRCLDIAKDQTRDGAHMLDLNVDYVGRDGAVDMTALASRFATSSTLPIMLDSTEPEVIRAGLETLGGRCAVNSVNYEDGDGPNSRFTRIMQLVVEHGAAVVALTIDEEGQARTADWKVRIAERLIADITGNWGLAEEDIIIDALTFPISTGQEEVRRDGIETIEAIRRIHEAHPEVHFTLGISNISFGLNPAARQVLNSVFLHECVQAGLDTAIVHASKILPMARIPEEHRKVALDLVYDRRAPGYDPLQKLMELFEGVSAASARESRAAELAKLPLFERLERRIVDGERNGLEDDLDEAMTTVPPLKIINETLLSGMKTVGELFGSGQMQLPFVLQSAEVMKTAVAHLEPHMESTGEDGKGRIVLATVKGDVHDIGKNLVDIILSNNGYEVVNIGIKQPITNILDVAADKKVDVIGMSGLLVKSTVVMKENLEEINARGLADEYPVLLGGAALTRSYVENDLSETYEGDVHYARDAFEGLRLMDEIMATKRGEGPDPDSPEAIAAAEKAAERKARHDRSKRIAAKRKAAEEPVEVPARSDVAADNDIPAPPFWGTRIVKGVPVADYLQLLDERALFLGQWGLRGARGGDGPSYEDLVESEGRPRLRYWIDRLATEGILQHAAVVYGYFPAVSDGDTVHVLTEPRPDAPVRYSFGFPRQQRSRFLCIADFIRSREDAIRDGHVDVLPFQLVTMGQPIADFANELFAADAYRDYLEVHGIGVQLTEALAEYWHQRVRSELRFGERTMDSEDPDEAQGFFDLEYRGARFSFGYGACPDLDDRAKMMELLQPERIGVHLSEELQLHPEQSTDAFVLHHPEAKYFNT
- a CDS encoding MarR family winged helix-turn-helix transcriptional regulator, encoding MHTSDSPALSTPTATELWFVMNSLVRDQATESSARISARIDMPFSRFRALRRIAVGEMTQTELARRLSIDAPATSVIVNDLVDRGLVIRTEHATDRRFKVVAITAAGRAVVDSVTADDTAAPPMFDALDDDRRRALGELLELLRSAAES
- a CDS encoding MFS transporter; the encoded protein is MNARIAAPTHTDAATLGVRRRIAILATCCLSLFIVGIDTTGLNVALPSIASDLGASGSQLQWVIDAYTLVLASLLLLGGSMGDRFGRRRVFLTGLTVFALGSVLCSLAVSPAMLIGARMLQAVGGSMLNPVAMAIVTNTFTNPTERARAIGMWGAAFGLSMALGPVIGGALVHSFGWASIFWLNVPVCAVAIVLTLTLVPESRAERPRRPDPGAQLLILVFLATLTFAIIEGHGLGWSSAVVVGSFIVAAVSFTGLVILESRRTEPMIDLRFFGSAPFSSSVLTAILAFAAIGGFLLLNTLYLQQVRGLSPLEAGLMTLPMALLAPVSGWLVGSRGARMPMVLAGVAIVGAGLMLMRVRVDTSFEYLAVAYLLLGVGSGLVNAPITNAAVSGMPRAQAGVASGIASVSRQVGTSLGVAIFGAVAFREVGDQADLAAAARPAWLIMALCGLAIIVVGIAATGRWAASTLDRTRERILATETAPAVRAET
- a CDS encoding DMT family transporter, whose protein sequence is MSWIILIISGVLEAVWATALGKSEGFSRWPPTILFAVALIASMAGLAYAMRELPTGTAYAVWVGIGASLTVAYAMVTGAESASILKVALILVIVGAVVGLKLAH